A region of Natribaculum luteum DNA encodes the following proteins:
- a CDS encoding polysaccharide deacetylase family protein, with amino-acid sequence MTNRTRRSFVTTVGTMSTLSLAGCVSSLNGSGSANDDPSANETPPTGTSNSGSELSHLPGESIADFEDLEQWVTMVDKGDLAATDDDPYAGSQSAHLTADDATEYVGVYTTVSDGLDLSGKNLSLAVRYTGRQQLDLTLELLAPNSRNALGMRRTLTGPTDRWVRVDFGVNRVDTQPDLSDVREIRLVARRRGDDGGSIDCAIDDLRAVDRPETGAVMLVFDSTLESHHEVAFDVMQEYDYAGVEAIIPEAVGNDGRLTIDAMSELDDAGWDMAARPRTGAQFFDDFSPEEQEGLIRRTKTYLENRGFEDGAKHFVTPKNVLGPDSMDLVREYHEQAFRYGGGPNGLPATDPHNLGTFSGSADEAKRFVEYAAQYKQLAVLRFEYVGDDGISERAFRDLLEHVDTQDVEVVTATDLLER; translated from the coding sequence ATGACGAACCGAACCCGCCGATCGTTCGTAACCACCGTCGGTACGATGAGTACGCTGTCGCTCGCTGGCTGCGTCTCTAGCCTGAACGGCTCGGGCAGCGCGAACGACGACCCGTCGGCGAACGAAACGCCACCCACTGGAACGTCGAACTCGGGGAGCGAACTCTCTCACCTGCCTGGCGAATCCATCGCGGACTTCGAAGACCTCGAGCAGTGGGTGACGATGGTCGACAAAGGCGACCTCGCCGCGACAGACGACGACCCCTACGCCGGCTCCCAGTCCGCCCACCTGACGGCCGACGACGCAACCGAGTACGTCGGCGTCTACACGACGGTGTCGGACGGACTGGACCTCAGCGGGAAGAACCTCTCGCTTGCCGTCCGGTACACCGGCCGCCAGCAACTCGATCTCACGCTCGAGTTGCTCGCTCCGAACTCGCGAAACGCCCTCGGGATGCGCCGGACTCTCACGGGACCGACCGACCGCTGGGTTCGCGTCGACTTCGGCGTCAACCGTGTCGACACCCAGCCCGACCTCTCCGACGTCCGCGAGATCCGTCTGGTCGCCCGGCGTCGTGGCGACGACGGCGGCTCGATCGACTGTGCGATCGACGACCTGCGCGCGGTGGACCGCCCCGAGACGGGTGCCGTAATGTTGGTGTTCGACAGCACGCTCGAGTCACACCACGAGGTCGCCTTCGACGTTATGCAGGAGTACGACTACGCCGGCGTCGAGGCGATTATTCCGGAGGCTGTCGGTAACGACGGCCGGCTCACGATCGACGCGATGTCCGAACTCGACGATGCCGGCTGGGACATGGCGGCACGTCCGCGGACCGGCGCACAGTTCTTCGACGACTTTTCGCCCGAGGAGCAGGAGGGGCTGATCAGACGCACGAAGACCTACCTCGAGAACCGCGGCTTCGAAGACGGCGCGAAGCACTTCGTCACGCCGAAGAACGTCCTCGGGCCCGACTCGATGGATCTCGTCCGGGAGTACCACGAGCAGGCGTTCCGATACGGCGGCGGTCCGAACGGGCTACCCGCCACCGACCCGCACAACCTCGGCACGTTCTCCGGCAGCGCTGACGAGGCGAAGCGCTTCGTCGAGTACGCCGCCCAGTACAAGCAACTCGCGGTGCTTCGCTTCGAGTACGTCGGCGACGACGGCATCAGCGAGCGTGCGTTCCGCGACCTGCTCGAGCACGTCGACACACAGGACGTCGAGGTCGTCACCGCGACCGACCTCCTCGAGCGGTAG